TTCGGGGTAACGACACATTCTTTTTGCGCTTGTGGGCAACGCGGACCTAAGCGGCAGCCTATTGGCAAATGCTGTAAGGTCGGAATGGTGCCTTTTAAAGCATAAAACGGCTCTTTGTGAGAAAGCCCTTGCTCGTAGTCAGGCAAACTTTTTAATAGCGCTTGAGTATACGGATGATATGGCTGACTAAAAATACGATTAGTTGGGCCAGCTTCAACCATTTGTCCGCAGTATAGAACATGCATGCCATGAGACCACTCAACAATTTCTTCAAGTTCGTGAGAAATCATCAAAATCGACATGTTCTTTAGCTGGTTCAAGCTTTTTAAAAGTCTAAATACTTGCGCACGCGTGGTGCTCTCAAGGGCGGTAGTTGGCTCATCAGCAATCAAAAGTTTAGGGGTACGCGCAATGGCCATGGCAATCATCACTTTTTGACAAATACCTTCAGAGAGCTCATGAGGGTAGCTGTCGAGTACCTTTTTATGATCTTTAATACCGACCTTGTGGATTAACGCTTTAACTCTGTCTTTACGCTGTTTATTTCGCTTTAAGAAAAAGCCACTGGTTGCTTGCGTAGGCAGGGTCTCGGCAATTTGGTCAAATATCTTGGCAGTTGGATCTAGGCAGCGACTTGGATCTTGGTAGATCATGGCAATGTCTTGACCAACCAATTTACGGCGTTGCTCGTTAGATAGGCGCATTAAATCAACACCACGCCAATGCATGCGGTCTGCAGTGATATGCCAGCGTTTATTTAAAACCCCAACAATGGCTTTTGCAATTAAGCTTTTACCTGAGCCAGACTCGCCAACTAAAGCATGTACTTCACCCTCTTTTAAGGTCATGCTGACTTTATCAACCGCACGAATAACGGTATCTGAGGTGCGTAACTCTATCGTGAGATTGCGAATATCGAGTAATTGCATATTAGTCGGCCTTACGTTCTTTAAGCACTTGGCGTAAACCGTCACCTACTAAATTGGTAGACAGTACAGCTAAAAACAATAATACGCCCGGTAAGCCAACAGTCCAAGGGGCAAGGTAAATTAAACCAAGGTTTTCAGCCAAAATAGCACCCCATTCTGTGGTTGGGGGCTGTGCGCCCAATTTTAAAAAGCCAAGTGCCGAGATATCCAAAATAGCCGTAGAAAGCGCCATGGTAAAAATAACCACAATATGCTCGTAAATATTCGGAAAAATACCACGAGCAAGAATATGCCAATTTGAAGCGCCATCCAGTTTAAACGCTGTAATGTAGTCTTTGTTCAGCTCTTCAACAATTAAGTTACGTACCGAGTGAATAAACTGTGGCAGTAAGGCTAAAATAATCGCCCACACTGTATTCATTAAGCCGGGGCCAAGAATCGCGATAATAATAATTGCAAGCAACAGTGAAGGAATCGATAACGTAATATCAAGCAAGTGATTCAAAAAGCTTGAGCGAATACCCCGGCTGATCCCAGCAAAAGTACCCACTAATACCCCAATCACAGTGGTGATCAAAGCCGCGACTACTGACAAACCAAAGGTGTAGGTTGCACCATTCATTAAGCGCGATAACACATCTCGGCCTAAATCGTCGGTACCTAATAAAAAGCGTACGTCACCTGCATCATGCCACGATGGTGGTAACAGTAGTGCATCGCTGTGTTGTTGGTTTACGCCATAAGGTGCAAGGAGTGGTGCAGACACGGCCAGTAACACCAAAGCAATAAACAACCATAAACCCACAAGGGCAGGGTGATTGGTTTTAAATTTCTTCCAAAATCGCGCTAACGGCGATTTATTCGACTCTTCAGAGAATAAATTAAACTTTGCCATGAGCTTGGTTCCGCGATAATGGGTCGAATAATGTATAAGTGAGCTCAGCAATAATGGTAGCTAAAATAACGAACATAGAAACAGCGAGTAAGCCACCTTGAATCGCAGGGTAGTCGCGCTGATAAATACTATCGATAAGCCAACGACCAATGCCCGGCCATGAGAAAATAACTTCGGTGATCATCGCAAGGGTGATCAAGGTACTAAACTGTAAACCTATTTGTTTAATAACCGGTAGCAGCGCATTACGCAGAGCGTGGTGAAGGATCAGCTGTGCACGGTTTAAGCCTTTAGCGCGTGCAGTTTTAATGTAACTCTGATCGAGTACTTTCAGCATTGAATCACGGGTAAAGCGAACCAATACTGTGGTCGGATACATGGCAAGTACAATGGTAGGCAAGGTTAGATGGTGTATTGCATCTAAAAATGCCATGCCATCATACGGAAAGTCACCTAATATGATATCGATTAAAATAAAGC
Above is a window of Pseudoalteromonas shioyasakiensis DNA encoding:
- a CDS encoding ABC transporter permease subunit, producing the protein MAKFNLFSEESNKSPLARFWKKFKTNHPALVGLWLFIALVLLAVSAPLLAPYGVNQQHSDALLLPPSWHDAGDVRFLLGTDDLGRDVLSRLMNGATYTFGLSVVAALITTVIGVLVGTFAGISRGIRSSFLNHLLDITLSIPSLLLAIIIIAILGPGLMNTVWAIILALLPQFIHSVRNLIVEELNKDYITAFKLDGASNWHILARGIFPNIYEHIVVIFTMALSTAILDISALGFLKLGAQPPTTEWGAILAENLGLIYLAPWTVGLPGVLLFLAVLSTNLVGDGLRQVLKERKAD
- a CDS encoding peptide ABC transporter ATP-binding protein, whose product is MQLLDIRNLTIELRTSDTVIRAVDKVSMTLKEGEVHALVGESGSGKSLIAKAIVGVLNKRWHITADRMHWRGVDLMRLSNEQRRKLVGQDIAMIYQDPSRCLDPTAKIFDQIAETLPTQATSGFFLKRNKQRKDRVKALIHKVGIKDHKKVLDSYPHELSEGICQKVMIAMAIARTPKLLIADEPTTALESTTRAQVFRLLKSLNQLKNMSILMISHELEEIVEWSHGMHVLYCGQMVEAGPTNRIFSQPYHPYTQALLKSLPDYEQGLSHKEPFYALKGTIPTLQHLPIGCRLGPRCPQAQKECVVTPKLTKHHSHSYACHFPLIKAMK